The Saccharopolyspora gloriosae genome window below encodes:
- a CDS encoding PucR family transcriptional regulator, translating to MSTSERVQVVDQVRSRLSDLTDATLDAVRTAVPAYRDVRGDQLRDVEAITSWVLVRLLRAWAEGGGVLDDADRGRFRGIGAARAEDGRPLTAVLRAYRVAAVAATDHLRELGRGRLDVDDVADLTTVLLTALDDLSESLMAGYGAARDRLGADLDRARRDLLDDLLVGRQSSAGALADRSRELGVELAPEPSLLIVESTDSGAAIEESAAHDLFADAAARPLLTLHGPRAVLLLNVRPGPELDEACREREWRGCLIVGHPITAVAASHRLAAHALDTAPAHSFRDRALLDEGDARFLSVLAARPDADPAAVVRAVLGPIAAPSQRHLLDGLAAFLAADTVTDAANRLHLHPQTLRYRLRRVRDLTGRDPHDPWHHLVLAAAAQLHRPDGQTR from the coding sequence ATGAGCACGTCCGAACGGGTCCAGGTGGTCGATCAGGTCCGGTCCCGGCTGTCCGACCTGACCGATGCGACCCTCGACGCGGTCCGCACCGCCGTGCCCGCGTACCGGGACGTGCGCGGCGATCAGCTCCGCGACGTCGAAGCGATCACCTCGTGGGTGCTGGTCCGGTTGCTGCGGGCGTGGGCGGAGGGCGGCGGTGTCCTCGACGACGCCGACCGCGGCCGGTTCCGCGGCATCGGCGCCGCGCGCGCCGAGGACGGCCGCCCGCTCACCGCCGTGCTGCGCGCCTACCGGGTGGCGGCGGTCGCCGCGACCGACCACCTGCGCGAGCTCGGCCGCGGCAGGCTCGACGTCGACGACGTGGCCGACCTCACCACGGTGCTGCTCACCGCGTTGGACGACCTGTCCGAATCCCTCATGGCCGGGTACGGGGCCGCGCGCGACCGCCTCGGCGCCGACCTCGACCGCGCCCGTCGCGACCTGTTGGACGACCTGCTCGTCGGCAGGCAGTCCTCCGCCGGAGCGCTCGCCGACCGCAGCCGCGAACTCGGCGTCGAACTCGCCCCGGAACCGTCGCTGCTCATCGTCGAATCGACCGATTCCGGTGCTGCCATCGAAGAATCCGCCGCCCACGACCTGTTCGCGGACGCCGCAGCCCGGCCGCTGCTCACCCTGCACGGACCGCGCGCGGTGCTGCTCCTGAACGTCCGCCCCGGTCCCGAACTGGACGAGGCGTGCCGAGAGCGGGAATGGCGCGGTTGCCTCATCGTCGGCCACCCGATCACGGCCGTCGCCGCGAGCCACCGCCTGGCCGCCCACGCGCTCGACACCGCCCCCGCCCACTCGTTCCGCGACCGCGCCCTGCTCGACGAGGGCGACGCCCGCTTCCTGAGCGTGCTCGCGGCCCGCCCCGACGCGGACCCCGCCGCCGTGGTCCGCGCGGTCCTCGGCCCGATCGCCGCCCCGTCCCAACGGCACCTGCTCGACGGCCTCGCCGCGTTCCTGGCGGCCGACACGGTCACCGACGCGGCGAACCGGCTGCACCTGCACCCGCAAACCCTGCGCTACCGCCTGCGCCGCGTCCGCGACCTCACCGGCCGCGACCCGCACGACCCGTGGCACCACCTCGTCCTCGCCGCCGCAGCACAACTCCACCGCCCGGACGGCCAGACCCGCTGA
- a CDS encoding DUF397 domain-containing protein — MTRSELPQLSWRVSSYTGNSGNCVEIATLPDGACAVRDTKDRDGGVLVLGASQWSAFLTHIQRGA, encoded by the coding sequence ATGACCAGATCTGAGCTGCCGCAGCTGTCGTGGCGGGTTTCCAGCTACACCGGGAACTCGGGCAACTGCGTCGAGATCGCCACGTTGCCGGATGGGGCGTGCGCGGTACGGGACACGAAGGATCGTGACGGTGGCGTCCTCGTCCTCGGGGCATCGCAGTGGTCGGCGTTCCTCACGCACATCCAGCGGGGTGCGTAA
- a CDS encoding creatininase family protein, with protein METGVHLLSTATSPDEAARGARVAVLPVGSFEQHGGHLPLITDTVIACLIANRIAEHYDLFLLPPITVSCSHEHEDFPGTVSISAATLIAMVDDIRSSLRRSGVTKLILVNGHGGNYVLSNIAQQANVDEPSVALFPGRDDWTRARDAAGAVLNAHQDMHAGEIETSLLLHAHPELVGDGYQDADHRADDRAHLLVTGVNAYSGNGVIGQPSAASAAKGELALDSLVAACDEHLRALDER; from the coding sequence ATGGAGACCGGCGTGCACCTGCTCAGCACTGCGACCTCGCCTGATGAAGCCGCTCGTGGAGCTCGGGTGGCGGTGTTGCCGGTGGGCAGCTTCGAGCAGCACGGCGGGCATCTGCCGTTGATCACCGACACCGTGATCGCCTGCTTGATCGCGAACCGCATCGCCGAGCACTACGACCTGTTCCTGCTGCCGCCGATCACCGTGTCCTGCTCCCACGAGCACGAGGACTTCCCCGGCACGGTCAGCATCAGCGCCGCCACCTTGATCGCGATGGTCGACGACATCCGCTCGTCGCTGCGCAGGTCCGGCGTGACGAAGCTGATCCTGGTCAACGGGCACGGCGGCAACTACGTGCTGTCCAACATCGCCCAGCAGGCCAACGTGGACGAGCCGAGCGTGGCGCTGTTCCCCGGCCGCGACGACTGGACGCGCGCACGGGACGCCGCCGGTGCTGTCTTGAACGCCCATCAGGACATGCACGCCGGAGAGATCGAGACATCGCTGCTCCTGCACGCGCACCCGGAGCTCGTCGGCGACGGATACCAGGACGCCGATCACCGAGCTGACGATCGAGCTCACCTGCTGGTCACCGGAGTGAACGCATACAGCGGCAATGGCGTGATCGGGCAGCCGTCCGCAGCCTCCGCAGCCAAGGGCGAACTGGCGCTGGACAGCCTTGTCGCCGCCTGCGACGAACACCTGCGAGCGCTCGACGAGCGCTGA
- a CDS encoding DUF397 domain-containing protein: MTRIELRQLSWRVSSYTGNTGNCVEIATLPDGACAVRDTKDREGGVLVVGASQWSAFLTHIQQSA; this comes from the coding sequence ATGACCAGGATTGAGCTGCGGCAGCTGTCGTGGCGGGTTTCCAGCTACACCGGCAACACCGGCAACTGCGTCGAGATCGCCACCTTGCCGGACGGGGCGTGCGCTGTCCGGGACACGAAGGATCGCGAAGGTGGTGTCCTCGTCGTCGGGGCATCGCAGTGGTCGGCGTTCCTCACGCACATCCAGCAGAGTGCGTAA
- a CDS encoding helix-turn-helix domain-containing protein: MSAKDPQVVLIQLGILLRRLRETQRLTAAVAADHLGCSTAKISKMENGRQSIKSDEVGKLLELYQANDSQAAEALRLAAVPTPRRRGTYRDNVPDWFRRFLVLESEASALTIYENELIAGILQCEEYARTVLTAGYPFASRQELDSQVEVRLRRRDVLMKADAPHVDVILHEATLHRVIGDDLIMRQQLGLLEELVALPNLELRILPFRPSPSAGTDGAFMAKSAFVVLQLESTGAVVYVEDIAGANYPEEAAVIEAHANAYRRLRNVALTPDQSRELIGKVKSQYR, translated from the coding sequence TTGTCGGCGAAGGACCCGCAAGTTGTACTGATCCAGCTCGGGATCTTGCTCCGGCGCCTCCGCGAGACGCAGCGATTGACCGCTGCGGTGGCTGCCGATCACTTGGGCTGTTCGACGGCGAAGATCTCGAAGATGGAGAACGGCAGGCAAAGCATCAAATCGGACGAGGTCGGCAAGCTGCTAGAGCTCTACCAAGCCAACGATTCTCAAGCTGCGGAAGCACTTCGGCTCGCGGCAGTGCCTACGCCGCGTCGGCGTGGCACTTACCGGGACAACGTTCCCGACTGGTTCCGTCGCTTCCTGGTCCTGGAGTCCGAAGCGTCCGCACTCACGATCTACGAGAACGAGCTGATCGCGGGAATCTTGCAGTGCGAGGAGTATGCGCGAACGGTGTTGACTGCGGGATATCCGTTCGCGTCGCGGCAAGAGCTGGATAGCCAGGTCGAAGTTCGCCTTCGGCGACGGGACGTCCTGATGAAAGCGGACGCTCCGCACGTCGACGTCATCCTGCACGAGGCGACGCTGCACAGAGTGATCGGTGATGACTTGATCATGCGACAGCAGTTGGGACTGCTTGAAGAGCTGGTTGCGCTGCCGAACCTGGAACTCCGCATCCTGCCGTTCCGCCCGAGTCCGTCTGCCGGTACAGATGGCGCATTCATGGCGAAGAGCGCGTTCGTGGTGCTCCAGCTCGAATCGACGGGTGCCGTGGTCTACGTCGAGGACATCGCTGGTGCGAACTACCCGGAGGAGGCGGCTGTCATTGAAGCTCACGCAAATGCTTACCGGCGTCTCCGTAACGTGGCTCTCACGCCTGATCAGTCGCGAGAGCTGATCGGTAAGGTGAAGTCCCAGTACAGGTAG
- a CDS encoding response regulator transcription factor, with protein sequence MDRDPDRLTALDLTAELSETELKIARSLICGRSNSEIGAEIDRAEDTVKTALRKTFQKTGATTRAALVTWMYESGHVIPGAEDFPGTPVRPAVLVRAAEPLLTTITSDDPAQVPRIRRRIVEARGDLARAMASLGNL encoded by the coding sequence ATGGATCGCGACCCCGACCGGCTCACCGCCCTCGACCTCACGGCGGAGCTGTCCGAGACCGAGCTGAAGATCGCCCGATCGCTGATCTGCGGAAGGTCCAACTCCGAGATCGGCGCCGAGATCGACCGAGCCGAGGACACCGTCAAAACCGCGCTGCGCAAGACGTTCCAGAAGACCGGCGCCACGACCCGAGCCGCGCTGGTGACCTGGATGTACGAGTCAGGGCACGTCATTCCCGGCGCCGAGGACTTCCCCGGCACGCCAGTGCGCCCTGCGGTCCTCGTTCGCGCCGCCGAACCGCTGTTGACGACGATCACCTCGGACGACCCCGCGCAGGTGCCCCGAATCCGGCGGCGGATCGTCGAAGCGCGCGGCGATCTGGCGAGGGCCATGGCCAGCCTCGGCAATCTCTGA
- a CDS encoding ATP-grasp domain-containing protein — MPESAIKDPNKGYVALLGWSLNAVEALDRFDRRYVVVAPDWIEEYCSEHDIPYVKWNFERLNDRSMEIAEILQEEGVDVAIPLFEETVEWAGAINSVLLSNPRLLGQSMLLRDKALMKRRAQLGGIRVGIFEEAHDRDDVIRFLKRVNQTLLKLDGDPNDPIHVKAFDKAGCLGHRVIRTPDEIDAIPDEEFPVLMESHLDGWEFAVEAWIHNGKIMFLNISEYVTLGYSVFVPATPALERYRPQITEQIEKLIKTFDIDFGFVHPEYFVTSDGEMYFGEVAYRPPGFKVFELLERAYGFNAYQGLALAFDPKTTEEEIEAFFPREVVDATGVAGCFGGYPRRRVVSELQVPEETEDDDYYESHDLSAPQEETVTKRTAFGTHWGLVYFFGDDPHRMRDLLKRQEELDFYV; from the coding sequence ATGCCCGAATCTGCCATCAAGGACCCGAACAAGGGTTACGTAGCGCTCCTCGGCTGGAGTCTCAACGCGGTGGAAGCCCTCGACCGGTTCGACCGGCGCTACGTCGTCGTGGCCCCGGACTGGATCGAGGAGTACTGCTCAGAACACGACATCCCGTACGTGAAGTGGAACTTCGAGCGGCTCAACGACCGTTCCATGGAGATCGCGGAGATCCTGCAGGAGGAGGGCGTGGACGTCGCGATCCCGCTGTTCGAGGAGACCGTGGAGTGGGCGGGCGCGATCAACTCCGTCCTGCTGAGCAACCCTCGCCTGCTGGGCCAGTCGATGCTGTTGCGGGACAAGGCCTTGATGAAGCGCCGGGCGCAGCTGGGCGGCATCCGGGTCGGGATCTTCGAGGAGGCCCACGACCGGGACGACGTGATCCGGTTCCTCAAGCGGGTCAACCAGACGCTGCTCAAGCTCGACGGGGACCCGAACGATCCGATCCACGTCAAGGCGTTCGACAAGGCCGGGTGCCTCGGGCACCGCGTGATCCGCACGCCCGACGAGATCGACGCGATCCCCGACGAGGAGTTCCCGGTGCTGATGGAATCGCACCTGGACGGCTGGGAATTCGCCGTCGAGGCGTGGATTCACAACGGGAAGATCATGTTCCTGAACATCTCCGAGTACGTGACGCTCGGATACTCGGTGTTCGTCCCGGCGACCCCGGCCCTGGAACGGTACCGGCCGCAGATCACCGAGCAGATCGAGAAGCTCATCAAGACCTTCGACATCGATTTCGGTTTCGTGCACCCCGAGTACTTCGTCACCAGCGACGGCGAGATGTACTTCGGCGAGGTCGCCTACCGGCCACCGGGGTTCAAGGTGTTCGAGCTGCTGGAACGGGCCTACGGGTTCAACGCCTACCAGGGCTTGGCGCTGGCCTTCGACCCGAAGACGACCGAGGAGGAGATCGAGGCGTTCTTCCCGCGCGAAGTCGTCGACGCCACCGGGGTGGCGGGCTGCTTCGGCGGGTACCCGCGCCGCCGGGTCGTCAGCGAACTGCAAGTCCCGGAGGAGACCGAGGACGACGACTACTATGAGTCGCACGACCTCTCGGCCCCGCAGGAGGAAACGGTGACGAAGCGGACCGCGTTCGGCACCCACTGGGGCCTGGTGTACTTCTTCGGTGACGACCCCCACCGGATGCGCGACCTGTTGAAGCGGCAGGAAGAGCTCGACTTCTACGTCTGA
- a CDS encoding VOC family protein — translation MRQRVSMITLGVADLDRARRFYAALGWRPSAAPSDDITFFQAGDMVLALWDRTRLAEDSAVEDAPGWGGVTLALNLGSREEVDTAIDEARRAGATIGREPAETSWGGYSSIFLDPEGHPWEVAYNPYWPLTENGGVKLP, via the coding sequence ATGCGACAACGAGTCAGCATGATCACGCTCGGCGTGGCGGACCTGGATCGCGCGCGGCGCTTCTACGCCGCGCTCGGATGGCGCCCCTCTGCCGCGCCGAGCGACGACATCACCTTCTTCCAAGCCGGGGACATGGTCCTCGCGCTGTGGGATCGCACCCGGCTCGCCGAGGACAGCGCCGTCGAGGACGCGCCCGGCTGGGGCGGGGTCACCTTGGCGCTCAACCTCGGCTCCCGCGAGGAAGTGGACACGGCGATCGACGAGGCCCGCCGCGCCGGAGCCACCATCGGCCGCGAACCTGCGGAGACCTCCTGGGGCGGCTACAGCTCGATCTTCCTCGATCCGGAAGGCCATCCCTGGGAGGTCGCGTACAACCCCTACTGGCCCCTCACGGAAAACGGCGGAGTGAAGCTGCCGTGA
- a CDS encoding alpha/beta hydrolase, producing MFDKSSRFIAVVSSTALIALAGPAAGAQAAEGGEAKGAKDVPVYFVHGYGYEDYDGDGKEEKGKDCSKTWGSALDYFKEQGWDEDKLITVGYYPDDKCDVDINPADESDATRDTKIQYVAQDLAAYIKKKHGDQPVNIVAHSMGGLITRTAMFGHEHWGEQKFPKINVDQIVTLGTPHKGVICKGSCTGTTQWQQMDPGSKFIEVLHDYKLTDDWAKSTDWSFVGSNQDETVNGNSAIDLDHHADHKYRYWDGNRAPSNDACKGQEPLVTHCGIRTLKNNGENPDGDPGDADGDYNLNYWNADDGKRHETRSGWAPLKTAALAISRGDDA from the coding sequence GTGTTCGACAAATCATCGCGCTTCATCGCCGTCGTGTCCTCGACCGCGCTGATCGCGCTCGCCGGGCCCGCCGCCGGCGCACAGGCCGCTGAAGGCGGCGAAGCTAAGGGCGCCAAGGACGTTCCCGTCTACTTCGTGCACGGCTACGGCTACGAGGACTACGACGGGGACGGGAAGGAAGAGAAGGGCAAGGACTGCTCCAAGACGTGGGGTTCCGCGCTGGACTACTTCAAGGAACAGGGCTGGGACGAGGACAAGCTCATCACCGTGGGCTACTACCCGGACGACAAGTGCGACGTGGACATCAATCCCGCCGACGAGTCCGACGCGACCCGCGACACCAAGATCCAGTACGTCGCCCAGGACCTGGCCGCCTACATCAAGAAGAAGCACGGCGACCAACCGGTCAACATCGTGGCCCACTCGATGGGCGGGCTGATCACGCGCACCGCGATGTTCGGCCACGAGCACTGGGGCGAGCAGAAGTTCCCGAAGATCAACGTCGATCAGATCGTCACCCTCGGCACACCGCACAAGGGCGTGATCTGCAAGGGCTCGTGCACCGGCACGACCCAGTGGCAGCAGATGGACCCCGGCTCCAAGTTCATCGAGGTGCTGCACGACTACAAGCTGACCGATGACTGGGCGAAATCGACGGACTGGAGCTTCGTCGGCTCCAACCAGGACGAGACGGTCAACGGGAACTCGGCCATCGACCTGGACCACCACGCCGACCACAAATACCGGTACTGGGACGGCAACCGGGCGCCGTCCAACGACGCCTGCAAGGGCCAGGAGCCGCTGGTCACGCACTGCGGCATCCGCACGCTCAAGAACAACGGCGAGAACCCCGACGGCGATCCCGGCGACGCCGACGGCGACTACAACCTCAACTACTGGAACGCCGACGACGGCAAGCGCCACGAGACCCGCAGCGGATGGGCTCCGCTGAAGACCGCGGCCCTCGCCATCTCGCGGGGCGACGACGCCTAG